AATACGGTAGAAAGAGTGAAACACCCAAGCTTCCGTATGTTAACGTATCgcaaaatttcaactttgctAAAAAGATGCATGCTGGTAATTTGGAACATGAACCCCTGCCTGACACTTTAGGGTATCGCAACTTGACTAAAGTAGGTGAACATAGAGAGTCGGACATCGTCGTGAAACCATACGCTATTGGCTGGAAGGGTTTTGGGGCATCAGGACCAACTTGTTGCACCAAAATGCGCGTTCATAGACCTAAAACATGTGACCCAAAGAAAACTGAAGCCGAAGAGGAGCAACGCAAACAGCGCCCCGCAACATCCGATCTAGGAGCCCAGTATAAAAAGCCTCTTTCCCTAATGGATTTAGCAATTTGCTGGGATTTCAAAGCCGACAACCCAAAAAGGGAACCCAGACCTCCGAAACACATAGACGGATCTAACGGATCATTAGCGCCTGCTGTGTTTACAATGGTACACACGCCAAAAGAAGACGTACAAGAGACAGTTTTAGGGCATGCATTGCCAATTTTTAACCAAAATCGACAAGGCGACGACGCGGGAAAACATAGCGTCCCGCATTTTGAAAAAGATAtaactaaagaaaaaagaaaagactCCTGTGATGTACAACACTGCCCACAACACAATGAAACTAACAAGTTAAGTAAATCTAGATCATCTAGTAGAAAAAGCTCTGCTCAATCTAATAAAAGTATTTGTGATGGGATCAATGGTTGCGGAACTTTGTCAGACATAAGCCGTAATGTGAGTCAGGACCGTGAATCAAGACCTCATATTAAACACAGTAAAGAAGCTTGGAATTCCGAGAGTAAAAATCACAATTCGAAATATGACATCAACCGTAATCGCCACAGTTTAGAATCGTATGAAAAGACTCCATTAGCCCAAGGAAAGCTTCACCAAAGTTCACCAAACGACTCGGACATTTCTAGACATTCCAACAAAAATTCTATGAAAAATAGTGATTCTTCAAATAATGTTAAACATAAGAGCTGCCTGTCTTGCAATGGTGTAAAAATGTCTCaagaaaaacgacaaaaagACGATTATAAGTTTGCTTTTAAAGCTGGCAATCCGAATTCGGTTCAGAGTAACGGGTCAAATGACTCCAAAGATTTGAAAATACCAAAAATGCGTCACCCATACACAAAGAAATCGTACACAATCCCTACTTTGGCTCCTCCTTTTAGTATTTGGCGAGATGCGAATGCTACTGGCTACCCTGAACATTGGAGATTGGCAAGCGTCTATCAGCATGCTTATAAACCAATCGACCAACGACGGAAACCACTCATTGAAAgtgtttatcaataaaatattttccaatataGTAGTACCCCTTTGAAatgatataaatttaattttgtaaaataaattcattggGTCCAATAAGGtataagtttaatttgaaactaTGTAAAATACCTAAATGTCTGAAGCCGGtgtattttatcatttaagatTAAACACCTGCGTTCTTATCTTTACTGATTTACTATTAACTTTTATCTAATTCCATTTGAATTTTGTCATATTAATGCCAAAGAATAAAtattacagtaggtatattattagtCATCCTCAACAATGATGCTTAGGTAATCCGAATAAAAAGagttaaacttaatatttttattttattacattgaaTTGGGTAAGTTTTACCAACATAGTTGGTAGTGCTATATCAATAGAgcgttcgattcccagctcttgttaatttaggattttatattttctgaattggctcagctagcctattcactgttttggtttttattatcaaacctattaaaacaaacatcaaataGAGAAATATCATCTACTTACTGTATGAGAAGTAGTAGCTAGTAGTAGTAGCTTGTCTGGTAGTAGGCATCTACTCTAACGGTGCTTCTTTGCCAGTGGAGTCGATGCCTACTACCAAttaacatatacgaaattgagatttttttttcattctttacaagttagcccttgactacaatcgcacctgatggtaagtgatgatgcaatctaagatggaaacgggctaacttgttaggagaacgatgaaatccacactcctttcggttactacacgatatcgtaccggaacgctaaatagcttggcggtacgtctttgtcggtagggtggtaactagccacggccgaagcctcccaccagccagacctggaccaattaaaaaaacctcaatgggcccagctggggatcgaacccaggacctccgtcttaattaccgccaagcgatttagcgttccgattcgatgtcgtgtagaaaccgaaaggtgtgtggactttcatcctcctcctatcaagttagcctgcttccatcttagattgcatcgtcacttaccattaggtgagattgtaatcaagggctaactcgtaaagaataaaacaaaaagcgTTTTTTAAACGCGCTTCTAAGCTCGTACATGTTATGTTGATATTGACACGACACCACCGGTTCGAGCGAACACGTCGAAATATGCCCGTTTACGCGAATCCGGTTTTTTGAAGCGCGTATTTTAGCGCATGTGTAAACGCGTATGCTGAAACGACTGTTTAGGTACGcgcaaaaaatacgctagtctgaaatcactctCAGCGTACAAACTAAATATTACTATGGATACGCTACATATAGATAGGTTATAGTCTGGAATAGAACGTAGGTTACTTTTTGACGATGGGATCGAAGTGAGAAAAACCGCGGACACTGctgttaaaataaaaccaaatacTTGTTTAATGTACTTACGTgtttatttctttgaaaaattcttatgcTAGGGTAAAAATCGTTCATACTCTATAAAGAATGGACATTTTCGGATAGTCTCCCAGGCTTTGCTGCAGAATTGGAACCAGCCCTTCTCGGACAGGTTTGGTACTGTGGTTATTTGATGTCGGTTGACTCCTAACACCATCCATCGGAGACGTTTGGCGAGTTCGTCGAATGGTGGATGGCCTCGGTAAATATCTCgattatctaaaaaaatatataattttttgtacaCTTGACTCGACAAACAAATAGACAGGTGATTGGCGAGCCGTTTAAgttataataatctttttaacacacgaatggaaccgacttctaagacagttattttgattttaacacaaaattactaaaccggtTTTTATGGAAAATGAAATGGGAtaaatctgaaagtatactctttaaaacaaaaaaataataaaacaaaattatttattacatcataatttacttttttttaaaacaaaaaaataaattatgatgtAATAAAACaagcgtcgaattgagaacctttcttttttttgaagtcggttaaaaaacatattttgccATCCTTGCTTGCCATTCCAACACACTACATTGAATCTTTCCACGAATATTTATTACTGGTTTGCAATAAATTGAGTAGTATTTTCTTATTGAAAACAtgtcttttttatgttttgttaaaagcataaaaacagatttttttcacaattttgtttttgtttggatttttgtGACTAAAAAACAGcatgcatcatcattatcatcatcatcatcatcatcatcatcatcatcatcaggcctcttgcgtggatttccaaacacaacggtctcgagccgccagcatccagcggcttcctgcaatccgctcGATATCCGCGGTtgacctagtggggggtcgaccaacactgcgctttccggtgcggggtcgccttccagcaccttggcaccccaacgtccatcggctcttcgaactacgtggccCACCCATTGCCATATGAATAGgacataaaatatcaaaaatacctACCAGCTCTCCAATAACTTtggtgaaataatatttaagctagaatacatatatataacctctaataataaaaggacgcacagtCATGTAGAAAATGACACttgaaaactggccaattttactttggtaaaaaaaattatacctaaaggcctttaaatatagtccaatattcaataaaatcccaaattcagagcaaattcaaccttaagaattgagtttaaggttgatattgcaaatgcgactacttgaaatgagtgccaagaagttgtgtttggcactcattgagtggggacgttttttgatcGCTGCTGTGATCCAATTtataataggagattgatgctAGAATATTATAGTTTGGAAAGATGCAAAGCTTACCAATATCACTATAAAACTCTGGCAGGAGGAACAAATTCAATGGCGACCCGCAGGAGTTCACGTTGTACCCCTTACATATGTTGTCAATGTTCAGGCCATTCTTGTTACTATCACTGTACATATACATCCCAGAGTTTAGCTGCAGGTTAGATTTCTGGAATGCATTCCTGGAAAATACAGTTAATTTTGTTATCTCGCTCAGAAATTGAATTTACATGAGCTAATTCACAAGTTGTACGAATGGTAAGTTATTGGATAGCTGCAggtcattatttaaaaaacttgaaattctcCCATTACCTAGTCAGTACATATATAAAAGctactttttgtaaaaaagaacCCTAGTCTCTGTTTACACCAAACGCAAATCTGAGTACATTCCGGAAATATAATTTGGTTAGACCCTACAAGATTGACAGTGTACGCGAAGAGTCCGTTTTGTCTgacaataaaaatctacaaCAAACTTCCTCCTAATAGTCTAAAAGCCCTGGTCCATATAAGCCCATCGGCCCATATACAACGTCAGGCCAGGGGACCTAGGCATACCCCGTATAAAAgcatatggagatgataatataatgtataaataaggatctggttaaataataaagtcgggtaagtttcttgaagaaaaattaatttttcagtctagtagggcaaaatgttcgctgGTGTACCAAAGCGCGAAGTAGCATTTGAAgctgttaaatttttctcaacaagcttaacttacaagaaaacaaacatttaCAGCATtgaagcaaactttttttggtaaaataattattaaagaagattttttttacatgaccaatattcttatTACCCTccaagtcgggaaagactgtattaggagtgggtacgacaataaaccaacgaggtgaggatcgaaccaacacccctcggtgaaatcgcttggcggcacatcttttgcaggtagggtgataactagccacggccaaaacctcccacccagatctggaccaattagaaaaccttaatctgcccagccgggaatcattcccaggacctcggtcttgtaaatccaataGCTAAAAAAAAGCAgttttaaaagtgaataaatattatgacctaacaaatgaactaactaaaaatggctatgtagttagtgtAGTTAGTACGACGTAGatgtaggtgcgagaggattaccagcaaaatctctctataagtTGCTTAAAGACTTTGGCCtgtctagaagtgcagctagttctatattagaacgagtatccaaagctgttcTAAGAGGATCTTACTAAATTTGGATAGGCAGGGTTCTCCCTGCCTTTCCAAATTTAgtaagaacaacacgagcagagaaggtgggtgttgatcgatcgtcaaggaattccatAACCCGACATccagtcacaagtcctggactttgcttggtgtttttctctctaccacgcgatggaccagGCACCTGCATACTACTAGAAAATTATGAACTTACCGATACAAATCCTGCATAGTGTATACCGCATCTGGTGTGTAGTCTTCTAGTTGGCATCTATTGTGGAGCAGCAACAGATGTGGATGACTTTCGATAGTGTTGTTGTACTCCGAGCCTTCTTGGTTTGTATTGGCCGAGTTGGATGCGGACAGAGATGGTTTCAACATCTCGGCTGTTTGTATGTACCTTTACAAGACAATGCTAATGAATAAATCATACAAATatcataaacgcgaatttgtccgtgtgtatgtttgttgttaattgtgatagcccagtggatatgacctctgcctctgattccggagggtgtagactattatattattattatacttttaacaagttagcccgcttccatcttagattgcatcatctggtgagattgtagtcaaatgcTAACTTAGAAAGAATAAAGAAAGAATTCTATGTAGATTatgttcaaaaataattataacaatacaatacaaacctTATAAAATTATAGTCCGCAAACCAATCTTGCACTGCAATCAAGACATGACATACGGCCATAAGGTAAGAAGCAATTTGTAGACAATCCACAGTGACAATGTTCGCACTTCTGGCCGTCACTGGGTTTGTGCTCGTCTCTTCTATCAGAGAAGGTGACCACAACGCTTGACAGTCTAGAAGTATCACCCGGTCGTTTGTCACATACATATCTATACCTGAAAcccattttttttctatttttaaatatgactaatattcccatttccctccaactagtcgggaaagactgtattaggagtgggtacgacaatagaccaacggggcggggatcgaaccaccacccctcagtgagctcttactgttgagctattgaggctctgatATTAGTTAGAACTGACATGTCAATATGGTAATAATTGACTGACAAAATTGAAATCctctgggtttgatccccggctggtccaggtgaggttttcttaattggtccagatcttgCGGTTGGAGACTTCGTCTGTGGCTACTGGCGTACTGGCGTAcatagaaatcgaaagggattttcatcctcctaacaagatagcctgcttctatcttagattgtatcatcacttaccatcaggtgagctagtagtcaagggctaacttgtaaaaaataaaagcctAGCGTCgaatgtttgattgaacgcgctaatctcaggaactattggaccgatttgaaaaaatctttctgtgTTAGGTAGCTAATTTATagtggaaggctataggctatatattatccccgtatataGATTACCTTTAGTACAATGAACGCCTCTTTCTATGCATTCAATATCCTCCATTTTAAACTTGAATGCATTCTTGTCACTGGTTTTTTGTTCTGGTGCGTCTGCAAAACTCAATTCCTCTATTTGAGATACTATTTGAGTCAAATTGTGTGATTCATATGTTGATTCAGATTCTGATGTATAATTTAGTATTTGTGCATGGAGATCATTTATAGATATGTTTTGGGCTATGAGATTTAGTACCAGCGATTTACCAACACCTTGAGTTcctgaaatcaaaacaaaaatcgATATACAGCAATCAAATGGtcaagatatttaatattatatataaaattaaaaacttcttGTATAATATACTGTTTGCAATGTGTCTTCAGGGTATGCAATGCAATGTTTTGGCACAAAAAAAGGGGTATTTGACATACATTCTCCTCCAATTAAGGAGAAGGGTCCTCCAGGAAAGAATGTATttggagtggatacgacaatagtccaacatgGGCGGGGATTTGACCACCATCCCTCAATGAGCTACTGAGGCCTTTTACACAAACtttaaaagttttgtaaaattaaggTCGTAGCGCATTAGGCCCATCTGGGACCCGACCTGCACCGCCTCGCCTCAAGTGGTTAGTATTGTTCATATTGATTTTGATGGGCATGTgctcactacatcaactccGTACCATCACCGGACCGCCTCGCTCGCGAGGTGTCCACGCGCTGACCGCGAGGTGTCCACGCACAGACCGCGAGTGGACCACTCGATGATAGTTCGCTGTTGAAATGCTTGCCTCGCGTGAACGTTGACAACGCGGCGTCTACCCGTGGTCGTGGTCCACTCTCGGAAATTCGTTGACCACGCGAGGTTCACTGGTGTACAACGTGGCGTCCACCCGCGGTAGACTTGTTGACGACAAGTAAACGCCTAGCGACGAACGCGGTGCGGGTCAGGTCCCGGGTGGGTCTAATGTGGGTATAATGGTCTACGAGCTTTAGTGTAAAAAACCATTTTCTGGACTCTTGATGAGAAGAAAAACTAATAAACAATTTTGGCTTAATACAAGAATGAGAAATATACAAGAGTATTTAGAAAAGGCAGGGTACTTGTTTATGTTTGTGAGGTTCTTAGAGTTTAATCAGGATACACTTAactgtttttgaaaattcattatttGGTGAGcatcataagctatattttatcctcatatgTCAACAAAAACGGAAACCATGCAAGTTAAAAAGTGGGCTAGTAATTACCTAAAACACCAACAACCAAGTAATTACTGTTAGAGTCATTGAGAAACTCAAAAGCTGCACTGTTGAACTCTAAATTTTCATCCAATAACTTTACAGGCTCCTTCATCAACTTGAACTTTTGTTCTGTAATAgagaaaatttacattttataacataCTTGTACCTAATAGCAACATTTTGTGAGCTgtgaaaattaatgaaaatcataTCATCATAATTTTCAGACAGTGGATGCTGgttataggccttttgtaaggggCTCCAAATACCACAACCTGAAGGCATTGGTAAGAAATATGTTATGATagatattatgaaataaaactttgaaTGGCTCTGCTATAGTCTGttaagttcgttgataacactctcatgatatgtaAGCGACAGGGAGAAAacctgtgcgggtgtgaaattgtgcatgcggaagtgacgtgcatcaggttttcattcatcactacacgcctCCCACCCCACGCGGAATTTCAGGAGTGTTACaaatgaagttgccaagctattgtTTCATATCCCCTATGCCTGTCTAATGTTAACATCTAATGTTGacattgaatataaatataatatatttaaaatttactaaatatactccttctttcttctgggctgtttccgcacttggccatctGATTGGCCATTGTATGTGTgctaaatatatatacaagtaGTGAGTACTAGATACGCAGACTGCAGTTATTTGAACTTCCAATATTTGCAACAAAAgacaaaaatagtaattttacaGCTGTTGTAAAATTGTGTTATTTGGTTATCTATTTGTTAAGTCATGCTTTTTTGTTTATGCTCATATGCAGCAAAGTCCTATAGATGGAAGATGTTTCAGGCAGGCTATAgagtctataaaaaatatactcagaggcacagttATATGCcaactttaatatactcgcatcATATTAAAGTGAgtagataattgtgcctctgagtatatttttgaagtaagtATTAACAAATATCACCTTTTCTTTCCTTATTTTCATTTTGAGCTATTTTAGAAGGTTGAGGGCCTTCAGCATCTGTGCTTTGAGACCGGGGGCTCACTGGCCGATCTTCTTTAGGGGTACTCTGTTCACGGGTCTTGAGTATAATGGTAGGAGGTTTCTCTTTTTCATTTTTCTCTTTGGACTGATCCTTTGGCCCATCACGATCAGATTTCAGAATAACTGGACGTCGGGCCACAGAGGAAGTCTCCTAAAATGTAATAGTCGACTCAATGTATTGTACAAGTGCATAGTTTGATAAATTACTGTTTATGGcaagcggacccagt
This sequence is a window from Bicyclus anynana chromosome 16, ilBicAnyn1.1, whole genome shotgun sequence. Protein-coding genes within it:
- the LOC112056897 gene encoding uncharacterized protein LOC112056897, yielding MKYGRKSETPKLPYVNVSQNFNFAKKMHAGNLEHEPLPDTLGYRNLTKVGEHRESDIVVKPYAIGWKGFGASGPTCCTKMRVHRPKTCDPKKTEAEEEQRKQRPATSDLGAQYKKPLSLMDLAICWDFKADNPKREPRPPKHIDGSNGSLAPAVFTMVHTPKEDVQETVLGHALPIFNQNRQGDDAGKHSVPHFEKDITKEKRKDSCDVQHCPQHNETNKLSKSRSSSRKSSAQSNKSICDGINGCGTLSDISRNVSQDRESRPHIKHSKEAWNSESKNHNSKYDINRNRHSLESYEKTPLAQGKLHQSSPNDSDISRHSNKNSMKNSDSSNNVKHKSCLSCNGVKMSQEKRQKDDYKFAFKAGNPNSVQSNGSNDSKDLKIPKMRHPYTKKSYTIPTLAPPFSIWRDANATGYPEHWRLASVYQHAYKPIDQRRKPLIESVYQ
- the LOC112056896 gene encoding nonsense-mediated mRNA decay factor SMG9 isoform X1, yielding MADKKKKLETSSVARRPVILKSDRDGPKDQSKEKNEKEKPPTIILKTREQSTPKEDRPVSPRSQSTDAEGPQPSKIAQNENKERKEQKFKLMKEPVKLLDENLEFNSAAFEFLNDSNSNYLVVGVLGTQGVGKSLVLNLIAQNISINDLHAQILNYTSESESTYESHNLTQIVSQIEELSFADAPEQKTSDKNAFKFKMEDIECIERGVHCTKGIDMYVTNDRVILLDCQALWSPSLIEETSTNPVTARSANIVTVDCLQIASYLMAVCHVLIAVQDWFADYNFIRYIQTAEMLKPSLSASNSANTNQEGSEYNNTIESHPHLLLLHNRCQLEDYTPDAVYTMQDLYRNAFQKSNLQLNSGMYMYSDSNKNGLNIDNICKGYNVNSCGSPLNLFLLPEFYSDIDNRDIYRGHPPFDELAKRLRWMVLGVNRHQITTVPNLSEKGWFQFCSKAWETIRKCPFFIEYERFLP
- the LOC112056896 gene encoding nonsense-mediated mRNA decay factor SMG9 isoform X3, yielding MKEPVKLLDENLEFNSAAFEFLNDSNSNYLVVGVLGTQGVGKSLVLNLIAQNISINDLHAQILNYTSESESTYESHNLTQIVSQIEELSFADAPEQKTSDKNAFKFKMEDIECIERGVHCTKGIDMYVTNDRVILLDCQALWSPSLIEETSTNPVTARSANIVTVDCLQIASYLMAVCHVLIAVQDWFADYNFIRYIQTAEMLKPSLSASNSANTNQEGSEYNNTIESHPHLLLLHNRCQLEDYTPDAVYTMQDLYRNAFQKSNLQLNSGMYMYSDSNKNGLNIDNICKGYNVNSCGSPLNLFLLPEFYSDIDNRDIYRGHPPFDELAKRLRWMVLGVNRHQITTVPNLSEKGWFQFCSKAWETIRKCPFFIEYERFLP
- the LOC112056896 gene encoding nonsense-mediated mRNA decay factor SMG9 isoform X2; this encodes MADKKKKLETSSVARRPVILKSDRDGPKDQSKEKNEKEKPPTIILKTREQSTPKEDRPVSPRSQSTDAEGPQPSKIAQNENKERKEQKFKLMKEPVKLLDENLEFNSAAFEFLNDSNSNYLVVGVLGTQGVGKSLVLNLIAQNISINDLHAQILNYTSESESTYESHNLTQIVSQIEELSFADAPEQKTSDKNAFKFKMEDIECIERGVHCTKGIDMYVTNDRVILLDCQALWSPSLIEETSTNPVTARSANIVTVDCLQIASYLMAVCHVLIAVQDWFADYNFIRNAFQKSNLQLNSGMYMYSDSNKNGLNIDNICKGYNVNSCGSPLNLFLLPEFYSDIDNRDIYRGHPPFDELAKRLRWMVLGVNRHQITTVPNLSEKGWFQFCSKAWETIRKCPFFIEYERFLP